The following coding sequences are from one Timaviella obliquedivisa GSE-PSE-MK23-08B window:
- a CDS encoding WD40 repeat domain-containing protein, giving the protein MALNRIALISFFASLSGYSAVVISQGLVLAFIVPGAISSSYLQGVAATLVDPTWKPGTVDYLEIPAELGGNSRPVRSLAFTPDSQFLVSGGVDKTIKIWNVEAQSLVRSLIPSPAQEVGTIALSPDDQTLASGSIDGTVRLWNWKTGKLLHTLTGHSSIVTSVAFSPDGQTLASGSGDKTIRFWNVENGSLWQTITTKQFIETLAFNPADDMLASAGIEMSVDLWNWKTGKLIRSLGRYTGVIYAIAFSPDGQSLAFSPDANASNPTLEQNTLRLWNLEGEQIGQTLSGHTDYIDAIAFSPSGQTLVSGSFDKTVKVWNVETGALIPGTAIQEYLKDDRRILAIAYRPDGKAFALGSGDGSIKIFISKE; this is encoded by the coding sequence ATGGCTCTCAACCGAATTGCTTTAATTTCCTTCTTTGCATCGCTATCTGGCTACTCAGCCGTTGTTATTTCTCAAGGTTTAGTCCTTGCTTTTATCGTGCCTGGGGCGATCTCTTCGAGTTACCTGCAAGGGGTCGCTGCTACTCTGGTTGATCCAACTTGGAAACCTGGCACAGTAGATTATTTAGAGATTCCGGCAGAACTGGGTGGAAATTCTAGACCCGTGCGATCGCTTGCTTTTACGCCAGATAGTCAATTTTTGGTGAGCGGTGGGGTTGATAAAACGATCAAAATTTGGAATGTTGAAGCGCAATCACTTGTCCGATCGCTCATCCCCAGTCCAGCCCAAGAGGTCGGAACAATTGCATTGAGTCCGGATGATCAAACATTGGCAAGCGGCAGTATCGACGGCACCGTGCGGCTATGGAACTGGAAAACTGGAAAGCTTCTGCATACCTTAACAGGGCACTCAAGTATTGTTACCTCTGTTGCTTTTAGTCCCGATGGTCAAACGCTAGCCAGTGGCAGCGGAGATAAAACGATTCGTTTTTGGAATGTGGAGAATGGCTCATTGTGGCAAACCATTACGACAAAACAATTTATTGAAACACTGGCGTTTAATCCAGCAGACGATATGCTGGCAAGTGCTGGAATTGAAATGAGCGTTGATTTATGGAATTGGAAGACTGGTAAATTAATTCGTTCTCTGGGTCGTTATACAGGCGTTATTTATGCGATCGCCTTTAGTCCTGATGGGCAATCTTTAGCGTTCAGTCCCGATGCAAATGCAAGCAACCCGACCCTAGAGCAGAATACCTTACGATTGTGGAACCTGGAAGGAGAGCAAATTGGGCAAACCCTGAGTGGTCATACCGATTACATCGATGCAATTGCCTTTAGCCCCAGTGGACAAACGCTCGTTAGCGGCAGTTTCGATAAAACTGTGAAGGTCTGGAATGTGGAAACAGGAGCGCTTATTCCGGGTACAGCGATTCAGGAATATTTGAAAGATGATCGGCGGATTTTGGCGATCGCCTATCGTCCTGATGGCAAAGCGTTTGCTTTGGGCAGCGGTGATGGCAGCATCAAAATCTTTATCTCAAAAGAGTAA
- a CDS encoding DUF3747 domain-containing protein produces MKSNIRLFATLAAIAAATTLAAGSSFSASQFGQKEVDQSQFEAIASPYQAGKAHQLLVVEQVTDARPCWSESGAAPTLIEPLLLQFDFTGICGRSTDANGYSIRMNGEDLGLKYSLRVLRRDNDLVLVGAPRDRGGQEILVGRTNGVTTGFAKIALDPGWRFTKRTLGDRTLGHVYLTYDGNAPDDGTTGGGVTPTARFRDTASDIYLAEINQAVDAGFIAGFSDDNTFRPQASLTREQLVSMVLGAIDSLPNVNLSVPAATGNPYADVTSNRWSAAKIQFAKANNIVSGYEDGKFRPEQPVTRAELMAVMRRGAEYAKTLQGQPVTLQANRPSVNFVDTTSHWSNALVGQMSSYCGVASPLNERGSSFAPDSAAQRNYAAAATLRMLNCVKGQPTVQ; encoded by the coding sequence ATGAAATCCAATATTCGTCTATTTGCTACCCTCGCTGCTATCGCTGCTGCTACAACCCTCGCCGCAGGTTCCAGTTTTTCAGCAAGCCAATTTGGTCAAAAAGAAGTAGACCAAAGCCAGTTTGAAGCGATCGCGTCTCCTTATCAAGCGGGCAAAGCTCACCAGCTTTTGGTCGTTGAACAAGTTACCGATGCGCGCCCTTGCTGGAGCGAGTCTGGTGCGGCTCCTACGTTAATTGAGCCGTTACTTTTACAATTCGACTTTACGGGCATCTGCGGACGTAGCACCGATGCAAATGGTTATTCCATTCGGATGAACGGTGAAGACTTGGGATTAAAGTACAGCTTGCGAGTTCTGCGCCGAGATAATGATTTAGTGCTGGTAGGCGCACCCCGCGATCGCGGTGGTCAAGAGATTCTAGTCGGGCGCACGAATGGAGTAACTACAGGCTTTGCAAAAATTGCGCTTGATCCAGGTTGGCGGTTTACAAAACGGACGTTGGGCGATCGCACTTTAGGTCACGTTTATTTAACCTATGACGGGAACGCTCCTGACGACGGCACAACTGGCGGCGGTGTAACGCCAACCGCTCGATTCCGCGATACGGCAAGCGATATTTACTTGGCAGAAATTAACCAGGCAGTTGATGCCGGATTCATTGCTGGCTTCTCCGATGACAATACCTTCCGTCCGCAAGCTTCTCTCACCCGTGAGCAGTTAGTGTCAATGGTGTTGGGCGCGATCGATAGTTTGCCTAATGTTAACTTGAGTGTCCCGGCTGCAACGGGCAATCCTTACGCCGATGTTACCTCTAACCGCTGGAGCGCTGCTAAAATTCAATTCGCCAAAGCTAACAACATTGTTAGCGGCTATGAAGATGGCAAGTTCCGCCCCGAACAACCTGTTACTCGGGCTGAACTCATGGCAGTCATGCGTCGCGGCGCTGAGTATGCTAAGACTCTGCAAGGACAGCCTGTAACGCTACAAGCTAATCGCCCATCGGTGAACTTTGTAGACACTACTAGCCACTGGTCAAATGCGCTGGTGGGTCAAATGTCTAGCTACTGTGGTGTGGCTTCGCCGCTGAATGAGCGGGGCAGCAGCTTTGCACCTGATAGTGCTGCTCAACGCAACTACGCTGCCGCTGCAACTCTGCGGATGCTGAATTGCGTTAAAGGTCAGCCTACGGTGCAGTAA